The following nucleotide sequence is from Geothermobacter hydrogeniphilus.
CAGCGACGAGGAACACGAGGGCATCGAGGAGATCGAACGACGCTTCCAGAAACAGATCGCCATCCACTCGCGACCGAATTTTCATCTTGAGCAATATGAAATTCTGGTCGGATAATAGTCCTTGACAGCTTTTGACGACAGGCTCTATACTGCGTCGTTCCGGGGTCATACCCGGAGAAATTATCTTCAGAGAGTGAGGTGAAGTGGTTATGTACGCGGTGATCAAGACCGGAGGAAAACAATATAAAGTTTCCGAAGGCGACCTGCTCAAGGTCGAAAAGCTCGCCGGGTCGGTGGGAGATTCCATCGAACTGGGCGAAGTCCTCATGGTCGGCGGAGAAGAGGTTAAAGTCGGAACACCTCTATTGCCCAATGCGAAAGTCACTGCCCGGATCGTCGAACAAGGCAAGGATAAGAAAATTCTCGTCTTCAAGTCGAAAAAACGGAAGGGCTATCGCAAGAAGAACGGGCACCGTCAACCCATTACCCGACTCAAAATTACCGGTATCGAGGCCTGAGGGAGGAAACCATGGCACACAAAAAAGCTGGTGGCAGCTCCAAGAACGGTCGCGATAGCGTTGGTAAGCGCCTCGGCGTGAAACGCTTCGGCGGCCAGAATGTCAGTGCGGGATCGATCCTGGTGCGGCAGCGCGGCACCACCATCCATCCCGGCAACAACGTCGGTTGCGGCAAGGACTACACCCTGTTCGCCCTGATCGACGGCGTGGTTAAATTCGAGCGGCTCGACAAGACCCGCAAAAAGGTCAGCGTCTACGCCGACTGAGTTTCGCCACCGAGAGAACAACCACCCGAAGCCCGAGGTTCACTGAACTTCGGGCTTTTGGCTTTCAAAGGCGGCTAAAGACACAAGGCCAAGGGCAAAAGGATCTCCTTTGCCTTTCGCCCTTGGCCTTTGGCCGATTTCCAACTTATGAACTTCGTCGATGAAGTAAAAATCAATGTCAAGGCCGGCGACGGCGGTCGCGGCGGGCTCTCTTTCCGGCGGGAAAAATTCATTCCCCGCGGCGGGCCGGACGGCGGTGACGGCGGTGACGGCGGCAATGTCATCCTGCGTGTCGACCCCGGTCTCGGCACCCTGCTCGACCTGCGCTACAAGATCCACTACAAGGCCAAAAACGGCGCCCCCGGCCTGAGCAGGAACATGCACGGCAAGAACGGTGAGGACTGCGTCATCAGCGTCCCCCCCGGAACCCTGGTCTATGACGACGACAGCGGTGAACTGCTGGCCGACCTGACCGGCCGCGACGACCGGATCGTCCTGCTCAAGGGCGGCATGGGCGGCCGCGGCAACGCCCGCTTCGCCACCAGCACCAACCGCGCGCCGCGCCATTTTCAACCCGGCACCGAAGGCGAGGCCAGGCGCCTGCGGCTGGAACTTAAGCTGCTCGCCGACGTCGGTCTGGTCGGGTTGCCGAACGCCGGCAAAAGCACCCTGATCAGCGCCATCTCGGCGGCCCGGCCGAAAATCGCCGACTACCCCTTTACCACCCTGGTGCCGAACCTCGGCGTGGTCGGTTTCGGCGGCTATCGCTCCTTCGTGGTGGCCGACATTCCCGGCCTGATCGAAGGTGCCAGCGATGGCCAGGGGCTCGGCAGCCGTTTTCTGCGTCACATCGAACGAACCGACCTGTTTCTGCACCTGGTCGACCTCTCGCCGCTGCAGGAGGCCGACCCACTGGAAAGCTTCGCCATCCTCAACCGCGAACTCGGCCGCCACAACCCCGAACTGGCCGACAAACCACAGCTGATCGCGCTCACCAAGCAGGATCTCACCGAGGTCCGCGACCGCACCCCGGAGGTACGGGCCCATTTCGAGCAGCTCGGCTACCAGGTTTTCTGCATCTCGGCGGCCACCGGCGAGGGACTGGAGCCGCTGGTCCACGCCCTCGGCCGAAAGCTGGACGAACAGCGCCGATCGACCCCGGAAACGGAAAGTTGACAGCAATCCCGGACAGAGGGTAATCTTGACCTCTTTTTTCAACAAAAATCGCTAGTTATACTATGAAAAAACAGCTTCCGGCAGACATAAGACGGGTCGTCATCAAAATCGGCAGCACCGTCATCTCCGATGAGACCGGTCTCGACAACAAGATGCTGGATGCCATCTGCGAGGATGTCCACCAGCTGTTGCTGCGCGGTCACGAGGTGATCCTGGTCTCCTCGGCCGCCGTCGCCGCCGGCAAGGCCGACCTCGGCATCAGCGGCCGGCCGCAGACCATCCCCCTGCGCCAGGCCGCCGCCGCCATCGGCCAGAGCCGCCTGATGCGCGCCTACAAGGAACGTCTTCGCCCCCACGGTCACAAGGTCGCCCAGGTGCTGCTGACCCGTGACGACCTTGCCAACCGGCGCCGTTACCTCAACGCCCGCAACACCCTGATGACCCTGATAGAGCACCAGGTGGTGCCGATCATCAACGAAAACGACACCGTGGTGGTCGACGAGCTGCGCTTCGGCGACAACGACAACCTCTCGGCCATGACCGCCAACCTCGCCGAAGCCGGGCTGCTGGTCATTCTTTCCGACGTCAACGGGCTTTACGACCGGGACCCCGGTCGGCACCACGACGCCCGCCTGATCCCGACGGTCGAGCAGATCGACGCCCGGATCGAAGCGATGGCCGGGGAAAGCGGCTCCAGCCTCGGCACCGGCGGCATGGCGACCAAACTCAAGGCCGCCAAACAGGCCGCCCTGTGCGGAACAGCGACGGTGATTCTCAACGGCCGGGTTCCCGGCAACCTGCTGCGCCTCTTCAACGGCGAACCGGTCGGCACCTCGATTCTGCCGGCGCAGGACAAGCTTGCCGCCCGCAAGCACTGGATCGCCTTCACCAAGGAACCACGCGGCAGACTGCTGCTCGACGCCGGCGCTCTTAAAGCCGTCTGCGATGGAAACAAGAGCCTGCTGCCCTCCGGCATCAGCGCCATCGAGGGCCGCTTCGAACGGGGCGATGCGGTCCGTCTCTGCGACCTGCAGGGACTTGAGGTTGCCCGCGGCATCGTCAATTACGCCGAGGCAGAGCTGCAGCAGATCCTCGGTCGGAAATCATCGGAGATCGCCGCCATTCTCGGCTACAAGTACGGAGATGAAGTGGTTCACCGCGACAACCTGGTGCTGCAGCCCGAGTTGCCGGACGAAGGATCAGACCCTGAAATGAGCGAACCTGGGGAGAAGAACTGATGACCATCGCCGAACAGATGAAGCAGATCGCCATCGATGCCCGTCGCGCTTCGCGACGCATGGCTGACTTATCCAGCAGCGTCAAGAATCAACTGCTGATCAACATGGCCGCAGCCCTGGAAAATGAAGCCGCCACCCTCCAGCGGGAGAATGCCAGGGACCTTGAGGCCGGCCGCGCCAAGGGACTCTCGGCCGCCATGCTTGATCGGCTCGAACTGGACGACAAGCGCATCCGCGGCATGGCCGACGGTCTGCGCGAGGTCGCCGCCCTGCCCGACCCGGTCGGCGAAATCACCGGCATGTGGCGCCGCCCCAACAACCTGCAGGTCGGACGGATGCGGATTCCGCTCGGGGTGATCGGCATCATCTTCGAGAGTCGTCCCAACGTCACCGCCGACGCCGCCGCGCTGTGTCTGAAAAGCGGCAACGCGGTCATCCTCCGCGGCGGCAGCGAAGCCCTGCACTCCAACAGCGCCATCGGCGCCATCCTGCAGCGGCAGCTGACCGAGCTCGGCCTGCCCGCGGCGGCGGTGCAGGTGGTGACCACCAGCGACCGGGCAGCGGTGACCGAGCTGCTCAAACTCGAAGAACAGATCGACCTGATCATCCCCCGCGGTGGTGAAGGCCTGATCCGCTTTGTCTCCGAACATTCGCGCATCCCGGTCATCAAGCACTACAAGGGCGTCTGCCACGTCTTCGTCGATGCCGGCGCCGACATGGAGATGGCGGAAAAGATCGCCGTCAACGCCAAGGCTCAACGCCCCGGCGTCTGCAATGCCATGGAGACCCTGCTGGTCCACCGGGAGATTGCCGCCGAGTTCGTCCCGCGGGTGGTCGCAGCACTGGCCGCGGCCGGGGTCGAAGTGCGCGGCTGTCCACAGGTACGGGACCTCGCTCCCGAGGTCAAGGCGGCGACGGAAGAGGACTGGGACGCCGAATATCTCGATCTGATCCTGGCGATGCGGGTGGTCGACGACCTCGAAGCCGCCGTCGACCACATCAACACGCACGGCTCGCTGCATACCGAGGCGATCGTCACCCGCGACTACGCCAACGCTCAACGTTTCCTGCGGCTGGTCAATTCAAGTACGGTGGTGGTCAACGCCTCGACTCGCTTCGCCGACGGCGGCGAACTCGGACTCGGCGCCGAGATCGGCATTTCCACCACCAAGCTCCACTCCTTCGGCCCGATGGGGCTTGAAGATCTGACCACGCGCAAATTCATCGTTCTCGGCGAAGGGCAGATCAGGAGCTGAGGAATGAAACTGGGCATTCTCGGCGGCACCTTCAACCCGATCCACCTGGCGCACCTGCGCATCGCCGAAGAGGTCCGCGAAGCCTGCCGCCTCGACAAGGTGCTGTTTCTTCCGGCCGCCACCCCCCCGCACAAACAGGTTGCCGACGCGGTACCGTTCGCCGTCCGCTTCGAAATGGTGCGGGCGGCGATTGCCGACCACGACAAATTCAGCGTCAGCGACATCGAACAGCAGCACCCGGGGAAAAATTATTCCGTTCAGACCCTGCAGCTGCTGCGGCAGGAATTCCCCCGCGCCGAGTTCTATTTCATCATCGGTCTCGACTCGTTCCGTGACCTGCCGAGCTGGAAAGATTATCAAAAACTGTTCGAATTGACCCACCTGGTGGTCGTCACCAGGCCCGGCATCAATGACGGGAACCCCTTTGAACTGCTTCCCGTTGCAGTTCAAAATCAGTTCTGCTATAGTTGCTCACCCGAAAAATGGCAGCACCAGAAGGGCAAAACCCTGCTGTTCCTGAATGATACTCCTCTCGGGATTTCCTCCACCGGAATCCGGGAACTGGTCGCCGCGGGTCGATCAATACGTTACCTGGTCCCTCCGGCGGTCGCGGCGTTGATCGCGCGACACGACCTCTACCGGAGCTAGAAAGGATACTTGGCTTGCAGTCGAAAGACCGGGCTCTGCTCTGCACCCACCTGGCGCTGGAAAAAAAGGCGCTGGATCTGAAAATTCTCGAAGTCAACGGACTCTCCTCCCTGACCGATTACCTGGTCATCGCCAGCGGCACCTCCGACCGCCATGTGCAGGCCGTCGCCGAAGAAATCCGCGTCGGGCTGAAACGGGACCACGGCATCCACCCTCTGGCCGTCGAGGGCATGGATGACGGCCGCTGGGTTCTGCTCGACTACGGCGATGTGATGGTTCATGTCTTTCAGCCGGAGGTCCGCAGCTTCTATGACCTGGAAGGGCTCTGGAGTGAGGCCCCGGAAGTTGTTCCGGAGGCGGAAGAGCCGACGTGAAACTGAGGCTGGTCTGTGTCGGCAAGCTCTCCCGGGACTGGCTGCGGGAAGCGGCCGCCGACTACCGGCAGCGACTGCAGCGCTATCTTCCTTTTGAACTGCTCGAACTGAAGGAGGAAAAGGGCGGCGGCAAAAAACCGAACACGGCCCTGCTGCGGGAACGGGAAGGCGAACGGATACTCGCCCAGCTTGCCGCACCGGGCACAACCCTGGTGCTGGACGAACAGGGGAAACAACTCAGCTCGGTCGAACTGGCCCGGTTGCTCGACGAGCAGATGACCGCCGGCCCGCAGAATCTGAACCTGGTCATCGGTGGCGCCTGGGGCCTGAGTCCGGCCGTCAAACAGCGGGCCGACAGGATCCTCTCTCTGTCGCGGTTGACGTTCACCCACCAGATGGCACGCGTCATCGCCCTGGAACAACTCTACCGGGCGATGACCATTATCCGCAATGAACCATACCACAATGCCTGAAGGAGGCTGGAGGGGCAATGAATCAGGAAGAACTCGAAGCAGCTAAACAACTCCTTCTGGAGATGCGCCGGCAGGTTCTCCAGGAGGTGCAGGGATCGATGCACACCTACCGTGAACTCGGAGAAGAAAGCCTGCCGGACATCAGCGACGTCTCGGCCAATGCCGCCAATCGCGACGTACTGCTCAATCTCGGCGCGACCCAGCAGCAGAAGATCCGCGATATCGATGCCGCCCTGGAGCGCATCCGCTCCGGCGAATACGGTGTCTGCGTCCGCTGCGAGGAGGAAATCAGCCAGGCCCGGATGAAGGTCCGCCCCTTCTCGCGCTTCTGCATCGACTGCAAAACTGACATTGAAAAGTTCGGCGAATAGACGCCGGCCCGCCTCCCGCGGCGCGGCGCTCTGCCGGCAACAGGATAATCCGCCGGTCGGACAAGACAAACGCCTGTTTTCAGGTACAATGTTATTCCAGTGGGCAACCTGCCCCGGGAGCATGCCATGACAATTCTCGGTTTCTTACTGCTGATCATTCTTTTCCTGTCGTTCTTCATCTACTGCAGCTGGCTTAATCCGGAAGACATCACCCTGATCTACTGGACCGGCAAAAGCATTACCTTTTCGCCGGCCCTGCTGATTCTCGGCTTCGTCCTGGTCGGCCTGTGCATCGGCTACGGCGCTCATATCTACAGCGTCCTGGTCCACGGGGTCAAACACTGGCGCCGTGAACGCAGCGAGAAGAAAACCAGGGAAATCAGTGCCATCTACCGCGAAGGCGTCGGCAGACTGCTTTCCGGGGATCTGAAAAAAGCCCGGGTTCTGCTGCAGAAAACTCTCGAACGTGATCCGAAGAGCATCGATTCGCTGATCGCCCTGGCCAGCGTGCAACTGCAGGACGGTGAAGGCAGCGAAGCGGTCAAGCTGCTGCTCAAGGCACGGGACATCGACGGCAAAAACCTGGAAGTGCTGTTCAAACTCGCCACCACCTACCAGAAACTCGACCAGACCGACGAAGCGATCGAGGCCTACCAGGCGATCCTCGCCCTTGAGTCTGACAACCGCAAGGCGTTACGCTCGCTGCGTGACCTGCATATCGCCGCCGGCAACTGGCAGGAAGCCTATGACCTGCAGAAACGGGTGATCAAGGTGGCCCAGAAGAGCAAACGCCTCGCGGATGAAAAGAAACTGCTGGCCAACCTGCGCTACGAAGTCGCCCGCCTGCTGCTTGAAAACGGCGAAGCCGACAAGGCTCTGGGCGAATTCCAGGACCTTGTCAAGAACGCCCCGGAACTGGTTCCCGCCCGCGTCTCTCTGGGCGACGCGCAGAAAGCCGTCGGCCGGGGAGACGATGCGGTCCGTACCTGGCAGGAAGGCTACCAGAAGCTGGGCCGCAGCATCTTCCTCTCCCGCCTTGAAGATTATTACATGGAGACCGAGGATCCGGCCGGCCTGCTGACCTTTTACCGCGACGCGACCAGCCGAAAACCTGACGACATGCTGCTGCGGCTCTTTTTCGGCAAATTCTGCCTGCGCCTGGAAATGGTTGAAGAGGCGATTGACCAGCTGTACATGGTCGAAAGTTCCGGCATCGAATCAACCCAGCTCAACTTCCTGCTCGGTGAAGCCTATCGACGACGCGACCGGATCGAGGACGCGGTCGAGGAATACAAGCGGGCGCTCGGAACCAACAAACACCTGCGTCTCGGCTTTGTCTGCGATCACTGCGGCAAATCCTACCAGGAATGGCAGAGCCGCTGCGATGAATGCGGCAACTGGGGCGGGTTGAGCCTCATCAACCGCCAGCTGTTCCACGAAGCCCGGCCGATTGAGGTCAGGGAAATCCACCACGGTGAGAGATAAAAATGAAACACAACGCGAAAGCCCCCCTGGCCCTGGTCATCCTCGATGGCTGGGGCCAGGCTGATTGTACCCCCGACAACGCCGTCTGCCAGGCCCGGACTCCGGTTCTTGATCGATTATTCAAGGAATTTCCCCACACCACCCTCGGTGCCTCCGGACTTGATGTCGGTCTGCCTGACGGCCAGATGGGCAACTCCGAAGTCGGGCATCTCAACATCGGTGCCGGGCGGGTCGTCTACCAGGACCTGACCCGGATCAGCAAAAGTATCGAAGACGGCGACTTCTTCACCAACCCGGTGATGCTGGAGGGGATGCGCAAAATCCGCGAGAACGGCGGCAAGCTGCACCTCTGCGGCCTGCTCTCCGACGGCGGCGTCCACTCGCACAATACCCATCTCTACGCACTGGTCGAGATGGCGAAGCAGCAGGGCATCGGGGAAATCTGCATCCATGCCTTCATGGACGGACGCGACACGCCGCCGAAAAGCGGTGCCGGCTACCTGCGGGAGCTGGAGAATCAGCTCCAGAAGATCGGCGCCGGAGTCCTCGCCACGGTCAGCGGCCGCTTTTACGCCATGGACCGCGACAACCGCTGGGAACGCATCGAACGCGCCTGGCAGGCCCTGGTCCACGGCCGGGGGATAACCGCCGCCGACAGCGCCGGGGCCATCGCAGACGCCTACGCCGCCGGGCAGAGCGACGAATTCGTCGAGCCGCGCGTCATCCTGCGTGACGGCAGGCCGCTCGCGACAGTCGACGATGGCGACGGCATCCTCTTCTTCAACTTCCGCGCCGACCGGGCCCGCGAACTGACCCGAGCCTTCACCTTCGACGATTTCGACGGTTTCGACCGGGGGAAACATCCCGAACTGGCCTGCTATCTCTGTCTCACCGAATATGACGAAACCTTCGGTCTGCCGGTTATTTTCCCCCCGGAAAGCTACCCGGACCTCTTCGGCGAGGTTCTCGCCAAGGCGGGTAAAACCCAGCTGCGGATCGCCGAAACCGAAAAGTACGCTCATGTCACTTTCTTCTTCAACGGCGGCGTCGAGGAACCCTTCGCCGGGGAGGACCGGGCGCTGATCCCGTCACCGCAAGATGTCGCCACCTACGACCAGAAACCGGAAATGAGCGCCGCCGAGGTGACTGACGAAGTCGTGACGCGGATCGAATCAGGCCAGTATGACGTCATCATCCTCAACTTCGCCAACCCCGACATGGTCGGGCACACCGGAGTTTTTCCGGCGGCGGTCAAGGCGATGGAAACCGTCGATGCCTGTCTCGGCCGCGTGGTTGAAGCGGTTCAGGCAGCCGGGGGCGGCCTGCTGATCACCGCCGACCATGGCAACTGTGAAAAGATGAGCGATCACGGCCAGCCGCACACCGCCCATACCAGCGACCCGGTTGCCCTGCTGCTGGTTGATGACCGCTACCGTCGGGCCGGTCTGCAACCCGGGGTTCTCGCCGACCTGGCCCCGACCATGCTGCAGCTGCTCGGGCTGCCGCAACCGGCCGCCATGACCGGCCGCAGCCTGCTGCAGACATCCGCCTGAACCAGCAAGTCCACGGATTCAGGAGCCTGCCGACAGGGCCGTCACAGCGGGCCTGTCGGGAACCGGAGCAGGGGCTCGAAAAAACGTGACATTCGGAGGGGGATGTGCACTGGAAACAAGCACTGCTTGATGAGTTTGCGGCGGCCGGCCGCTGGCTGCTGCCGGCCGTCTGCCCGCTCTGCGATGACCGTCGCGACGTCCATCTGCCCCTGTGCGGGAGCTGTCTTGACACTCTGCCGCCATTGCCCGAAGCGCGTTGTCCACGTTGCGACCTGCCCTACCCGGCCATCGAAGGGTCACCCCATCTCTGTGGCGACTGCATCACCTCTCCCCCTCCTTTTGCAGCTGTCTGTGCGCTCGGCCCCTACAGCGGACTGCTAAAACAGGCCATCGGCCGACTCAAGTATCACCGCCTGCCGCTGCTCGATCAACCGCTGGGACAGCTGCTGGCCACGACTGTCCGCCGGCGCTGGCCGCAGTACGTTCCGGACCTGATCATTCCGGTCCCCCTGCACCCACGACGTTTGCGCGAACGCACCTTCAACCAGTCGCTGCTGCTGGCCCGGGTGCTGGCAAAGACACTGTCGGCCCCGGTGGCCTCCCGGGTGCTGCATCGGGTGCGGCATACACCGGCGCAACAGGGGCTGAGCGCCGCGGATAGAAAGAAAAACCTGCAACAGGCCCTGAGGATCGATGATAAACTTAACGGCAGATCGATCCTGCTGGTCGATGACGTCATGACTACCGGCGCCACCGCCCGGGCCTGCAGCAGGCAGTTGCGGCTGGCCGGTGCGGCCGAAGTGCGGGTGGCGTTGCTGGCGCGTGCCCCACGCCATCTGCAGCCATGAGGCACATTTTTTGCTGCCGACAAGGGTCAAGGACATTCCGTTGCAACCGGACAAAGAGACCATGAAACAGGCGCCATTAACAGATTTTCTCAAACTGCTGCCGGTTGAACTGCTGTTGCGCACTATGCCCAGCGGCCTGTTCCTGGTCGATACGGACCAGCGGGTGGTCTACTGGAACAGCGAAGCGGAACGGATCACCGGCTACAGCGCCGAGGAAGCACTCGGCCGTCACTGCTCCTTCCTTGAGGGAGTGGAATGCGGCCGCGGCTGCGGGCTCTACAGCCCGACCGTTGAAAAACCGGTTATCGGCGCCATCTGTACCATTTACACCAAGGCGGGCGATTCCCTCATCATCAGTAAAAATATCGACTATCTGCGCAAGGATGGTGAGATCGTCGGCGGCATCGAGTCCTTCATTGATGTCACCGAACAGAAAAAACTCGAAGCCGCCCTGCGCCGCCAGAGCGAACAGCTGGAAAGCACTGTCGCCCAGCGCACCGCCGAGCTGGAGAAGGAACGCAGCCGCCTGAACAGCCTGCTTGAGGCGATGACCGACTTCGCCTACATCGTCACCGATGATTACCAGCTTTCCTACATGAACCGGGCGATGATCGAACAGCTCGGCGACCATGTCGGCGAGTGCTGTTTCAACTCCCTCCATGACCTGAACCATCCCTGCCCCGACTGTCCCATCGAGCGGGTCGGTGCCGGTGAAATCGTCCGCGAAGAACGTTTTATCCCGAAACTGAAACAGACCCACGAACTGCTGCACACCCCCCTGGCAAGCAGTGACGGGAAGACGTTGAAACTGGCGGTCTGCCGCGATATCACCGAACGCAAGGCGGTGGAGCAGGCGTTGCGTGATGCCAATACGGAGCTTGACGCCTTCGCCCACACCGTCTCCCACGATCTGCGTTCGCCGCTGACCCCGATTATCGGCTTCGCCGAGTACCTGCGCGAACAGTACCGGGACAAGCTGGATGAACAGGCCCTCGGCCTGCTGCGGGACATCGAAACCCAGGGGCACAAAATGCTGCAGCAGATGGAAGACCTGCTGGTCCTGGCCCAGATCGGCAAACTGCCGCAACCGGCCGAGCCGCTGTCGACCAATGCCGTGGTTGCGGATGTGATGGAGAACCTGCGGGATGAGATCGCCGACAAACAGGCCGAGATCAGCGTCGGGCTGCTGCCCGCGGCCCGGCTGCCGGAAACCCTGCTGATCCAGATGTTCAGCAATCTGCTCGGCAACGCCCTGCGCTATGGGTGTGAACCGGGGGGAAAGGTCGAAATCAGCGGCGAGCGGGAAGGCCGACGGTTGCGCTACCAGGTCCGCGACCACGGCCGGGGACTGGAAGAAAAGGAACGGGAACGGATTTTCGAACCCTTCACCCGTGGCCGATCCAGCACCGGCGAGGGCACCGGCATCGGCCTGGCGATCGTGGCGAAACTGGCCCGCATCTACAATGGCCGCGCCCGGGTCGAGGAAACCCCGGGAGGCGGCTGCACCTTCGTCGTTGACATGCTCGAACCGGAATAATTCCTGACCCGGGTTATTCGCCACACTCCAACCGCCGCCGCAACTCCGCCAGGGCGGCAGCGACACCGCGACAACCCGCCATCGACAGCCCCATCCTCCGCTCAACCGAACCCGGCTCGACCGCAAGCAGACCGAACCCCGGCGGCAATGCGCCAAGAGCCATGGCCAGCTGCAGGGCCCCGGCGAGTCCGGCATGGGCGTCAAAACCACCCGGCTTCAGGCGGAGCA
It contains:
- a CDS encoding PAS domain-containing sensor histidine kinase, yielding MLPTRVKDIPLQPDKETMKQAPLTDFLKLLPVELLLRTMPSGLFLVDTDQRVVYWNSEAERITGYSAEEALGRHCSFLEGVECGRGCGLYSPTVEKPVIGAICTIYTKAGDSLIISKNIDYLRKDGEIVGGIESFIDVTEQKKLEAALRRQSEQLESTVAQRTAELEKERSRLNSLLEAMTDFAYIVTDDYQLSYMNRAMIEQLGDHVGECCFNSLHDLNHPCPDCPIERVGAGEIVREERFIPKLKQTHELLHTPLASSDGKTLKLAVCRDITERKAVEQALRDANTELDAFAHTVSHDLRSPLTPIIGFAEYLREQYRDKLDEQALGLLRDIETQGHKMLQQMEDLLVLAQIGKLPQPAEPLSTNAVVADVMENLRDEIADKQAEISVGLLPAARLPETLLIQMFSNLLGNALRYGCEPGGKVEISGEREGRRLRYQVRDHGRGLEEKERERIFEPFTRGRSSTGEGTGIGLAIVAKLARIYNGRARVEETPGGGCTFVVDMLEPE